The Leishmania mexicana MHOM/GT/2001/U1103 complete genome, chromosome 27 sequence ttgcttttttcttctcgCCGGACTGCGCTGATGGCCGTGACAGCGACCCGACCAGCGCACAGGTGTGTTTCTTTTCcgttccccttcccccccccctccatcacCACCGACTGCGCGTGGGTGCACTTCGTGGTCGCATCGGGTTCGCATGCGACATACACGGCTGCTGCCCCCATGTCCCTCTACTCCCGTGCTCCACTGAAACGAAACGCTAAGAAAGTGACGAAGCTAATCAGAGCAGGTGCGCcatcaccccacccccacccgccgTCTCCGCGGCGACACCACGAAGGCATATACTGAACGTCATGTGCACTGTGTCTCCTCGTTGTGTCTTGCAGCTGGCGCTTCTGCGCACTCTCCGGCCGTACACTCTCCCGAGATGTTTCTCCGGTTTACTCTCCTAGACGCCGAAGGTGAACACCGATGCGTTTCTGGCGGTACCGTTTTCCTCTGTGTGTTCACCATTCTTTGTCTTTCGGATCTCCTCGCTCCTTTGCGGTGCTGTGTGCCCCACCATTACGACACTCCTCCGTCACCTCCCAACCGTCACTGGCGCTCCctgacacacgcacatgtccACCATCAGCCACCTGCAGAAGTGCTCCTTTCTTGCTGGCAAACGCCTCCTCGTAGCATCCCATTTCTCAACACCCACCAGACTTATCTCGAACGGCAAAATGAAGGTCGAGCTGACAATGCAGTACCTGGACGAGTGGATGCTCCGCTGGCGCAAATTCCAGACGGAGAGCGACTGGCGGATTGAGAAGAACCGccagtggtggcggcaggcAAACATTGTGACTGCCGGTGCGGTGATGGGCAGCCTTGTTATGTACACCGCCGGCACTGCGACCATCCGCCGCCAGTTCGGCGCCCCTCACTTTTTCGACGTCGGTGTGGACGCTAAGATCAAGGAAGCCATCTGCGATACCATAACGAGCCGCTGGCGCTACACCCCACAGGGGTACGGACGTctgatggtggtggggctGCCCACCTTCTTCGTCTTCGCTATTTCCGAGCACATCCAGGAGCGCAGGCGCCTCCGCGCCTACGTGAGGCAGAATACCGTGTTTggcgagcaggcgcgccgccttgTGCAGAATGGCAAAATCGAGGAATACCTCGCGGTAGACATCAAGGCCTCGCTCCCTCAGAACCAGACGCAGCTTTACGCGTAAGCTTGAGTGGGAGGCGCTGACAGACTCGGCGACAGTGGTGAACAAGAGGAAGCAACACTGTGGGGAGCGAAATAAGGGGCAGATCAGCACCGCACATGTGACTCCAGGGTTTTGAATCATCATGGGCGTCTCTGCGCATCACTGTGCGCTGGGGGCCGCCATGGCTGTTGAACagcctctcccctccacgGTGCATACCTGTCTGTGCATGCCCTCAGCATTTTTGTTCCCTcacctacccacccacccacgcgcgcacacacacacacacacagaccgCCGCTTCAAAAGGTATCGCAGTTCCCGTTGCGCGCACATGCtcacatgcgcgcgcgctaATATTTCGAGCACCGAATGTGCGCCATTCCCACTCCTTTCCAGAGTCCGCACTGTTGCCGagtatgtgtgtgttctgtTGTTGGAAGATGtcgctcccctccccgttgTTCTCTTTTCTTCCCTCTTATAGCGTAGTAGTAGTTTGGCAGGTAAGCTGGATGATGACGCGCgtgctcctcccctcccgcgGCTTCCGCCCACCGCGCCTGAGCAGTTGCGCAACGGAACATGAATACATTTATAAGCACGAGTTGTTCACGGACGTCTGTTTTATTCTGCCAGACACCATCCCCCACACCTCCTTTAAGCGGCGAAGGGGAAAAAACAAGAATAACTATGAAAACAAAAACCACATCGAAGAATCACCGAAAATGGCCGGCGACAAAGACGGCCTCAAGcgcgcgtcagcggcgcgccGTAAGCGCAGAGCgccacagagagaaaaaaagcgTGAGAGCCAAGGGCCGGGGCTGCTCGGCTGCTTGAGCAACTCGAAGGCAGAGGACAACACCACTTCTGAAACTTGCCACTCTGAGCATGTCCAAAGGCGGGGTTGCCTGCGCGCCTCCGTGTCGGCCGACGCGGCAAGGCACATGCTGAGGTCCTACGCGGCTTCACCGTGTACCGCAGCACGATGTTGATTTTTATTTGCGCGCTGGGTCCCCAACATCTGCGATGCCTGTGgtatcctttttttttggcctATATAATCTCTCCCCGTCGCACCCCACGTTCACTTCTTCCCTGGCTTCTTTTTCTGTTACATCTCCCGTCGATAACATCCCTGTGCATACACGCGTATACACGGATGCGTTaccacacgcatgcacgcacgacAACCTTCCGCCACGTGTAAACGTtgcatgcatgtgtatgCACACGTCGTAGGAAAAGCAACAAGCAACCATAAAAAAACGAGGAACGAGCGAACGGACATACGAGCAGCAACAACCAGGTCGAGCATGAAAGCACACGACCATCGTACGCCGCACGACATACGGAGGCTTGCAGAGGCAAAGGaagttttctttttctttcttcgcGTATGCTGCAGCTgatctcctccccctcgtcctcggtTTCTCGCTGTGCTGGTGTCTCTTTCCTATTATAGCTTACGTTCTtcacgtatatatatatatatgtatatatattatGAACACCGTCAcagccatcgtcgtcgtcggctctctctctctctctatctgtgtgtgtgtgtgtcccaTTCTGTCGTTTTCCTTGGACTGGGCGGATCTGCGTGCAGGGGTGTATTTTCTGGGGTTgtgtgtccctctctctctttttgtTTCGGTGTGGGACttgcttctccttctccccaGCGCCACATCGCTCTTGTGCATATCCTTGAcggatgcgtgcgtgctcgcgCTTGCCGGGTTTCCTGTTTTGCTAAGTGTGCATAGGTCTATAAAGTGTGTGATTCACCTATTCCTTTCTCAGTCCGtctcgcttcttcttccttcgcttcttcccccccccccaagtTGGATGCGGGCGCCGTTTTGATCGTGTCCTCCGCTCCGTTGTCTCGTCCCACCTGCTTCTTTGTGTTGCGTCGGCGTTCTACTCTGCGTGTCGTTCCcctgttctctctcccctctctctctttctctgtgtccTTTGTTATCCGCTCCCTTAGAGCcgttctctgtctctctttttttctaCGTTGTTTGATGCTCATGCAACAAACCCACGCCCACCGCGACGACGCCCAGCCAACCACAGTCGCCGTTGTGTTGCCTTTcgcgcgtctctcttcctAGCCGTCTGTCACGGACTCCAGGCAGTGTTTCTTGTCTCCAGACCAGTGCTGTCCTCACTGCCCTCTCTGTTTAGCGCTGTCTCTCTCAAGGGCAGACCCGCGTGCCAGACGGGTTGTGCAGTGCCGCGTTTCATGCGTTAGAGGCGCGCATCGTCTTCGTCTTCACCAATCCGCCTGCGCCCACCTCGTTCAAGCTTGGCCCTCCCTTCTTGATACGTAGAAGATCTGAAGGGGAGACGTTGTGTGGAGGGAAGAACGCGAAGAACGTCCGTTGTTGCCAAGACTGTTCCGCTTTCTCTCTATCTTTTGGGGCAGCTCCGCGTGGCAGCAGTTCCGCGTTTGGGCGGACCGATAACAACacagacgacgacgaaaaGGAGAACAGGAAAACGACCCTTTTTCCGGACACGCGGAGGGACACGCGGATACAGCATTACTCATCTACGCAGAGGGCGTGAGATCTAGTGTGCAGGCAAGCAGGCGTAGACGTCAAGGGAGAGAAAGCTGGGGCGCATACATATACACGAGCAGAAACAGAGAGCAACGCTCTGGTGCGCCCACGCAACACCGacaacggaaaaaaaaacaggcaTAAGTGTCAGCCACGaaaacgcacgcacacacatacactcACCGACGAGCTCAAccgctattttttttttgagtgaggtggtgtgtgggtgtgtgggcggGGGTGAAGATTTTGTGCTCTCTGTTTCTATTCCTGCTCGTCCGCCATCTCGCCTGCTTTCTTTCCCTTCACGACCTCTTTCTCTATTTTCTTTTCAGTGGCTGGGTAATTTTTCGCATAAtagaaatatatatatatgtgtggCAAAGGTGCGGGCCCACTTCTGTCGCCCTCGCTCTCACTCTTTCTAGCTTCTGCactgttgttgttggctGCAAAGTGCTGTTTGCTGCGAAGGGGCCGACCGGCGTCTTGcacctctcttcccttccccctcacctcctcctctcgcgtACATCTACGAATCTCTCTGCCTTCCAGTGGGCGTGCGGCGGTCGCATCCAGACACCTCGCCGTCACACCTCCAGCAGCCGTGCTCTTAAGCGCTTCCTCGTGTGCTTGAATTATTCTCTCTCTCAACattgtgtgtgcttgcgttgGCGGGGATCGTACGGCGGatgcggtgcgtgtgctccgACCCCTACACCATGTTTTTTTCCTCCCGCCATCGTTACaggaggctgctgcagcgtggcCTGCTCAGCGTATGCGCGTTGGCGCTACTCGTTTCTGTGGTGTTCACCTATGCCTCCGCCCCTGTGTACGACGCGAGCAACGTGAAGATCATCGTGGAAAACACGTTTGATTCCACTCTGCGCAGCTCTCACATTCAAGTGTGCGAGGCCAAGGGAGGTGTTCTGGTGCAAGACGTATCGGACGCCATTCACGAGGAGCTGGTGAACAAAATGACGGCGGCGGGTGCATTTAGCTACTGTGGCTACCTGGGAGGCTCGACGCTTCTGTCCTCCTCCGAGTGCACAACGTCCAAGGGAACGCTGAGCTGCATTTGGTATTGGGACCAAGGGCGGTACAGCGGTATAGAGAACGCCTATGCCTTTTACAAAGGCAACTACTTCCCTGCCTCGGGTAGCAACGGTGGCTTGGCCGGTGCGGGCATGCTCAGCACGGACTCGAGTAACCACTGGACAAAAAAGAATGGAGTGCAGGCATACCCGGGAAAGAAGCGCCAGCGCTACGCGATGCTGATCCTTCCCCAAACGTCTTCAACGGCAGGTTGGATGGACAGTAGTGAAACCTCGTTTTCGTACGGTGATGCCCCGACGAACCGCTACTATGCCATGTGCCTCGTCGAGCCGGCAACAacgaccacgacgaccaccacgacaacgacgacgaccaccacgacgacgacgaccaccaccaccacaacggcCACACCACCCACGACGGCAATGCCTGTGATTACCACAACTACAACCAAGACGCCTTCCACTACCACGACGCTGCCACCCACCACGAGCACGACCAGCGAACCGACGGcacaggaggagagcgaccAGAATGTGACCATGTGGGTCGGTATGTCGATCTTCCTTGTACTGGTGGCTGCCCTAGTTTTTGCCCTCATCGTGGGCAGAGCGCGGCGGAAGGGCTGGTGTTGCTTTGCGGCCAAGGAGCctgcggccgcggcgtcAGTGACCTCGGGCAAGTTGGTTGCCCCAGCGGCGTCGTTGAACGAAAAGCCACGCATGTCGCGGCGCACCAGCCTCGCGTCAAAGTCGTCCTTCCGCTCGAACGACAGTAGCAGTGAGACCGTACGCTCCTTTCACGTCGCCTCACCCAACAAGGATCGTTCCGGGCGCCGGTCGATTCTCCGAAACGATGACGAACATATGGAGGACTCTCCACAGCGCCACAACTCCTGTTCTGGCGCCTGCAGCCAACACCTGGCGACTGAGGAGCTTGGCCCTATTGCACCGGTGGAGATGACGCCTTCCCGATACTCGGAGCAGCTCACGGTTTCGACTCTGCCAGTGGAGCTAGCCCAACCGCCCCTCTATAGCGAGCCGCTGATGCAACAATCGTTGTGGAACTCGCGGTCGTCTGAGCACCCAGACGAGCGCACCACGGATACCCCGCGGCCACGACTGCGCCGCACCTCGAGCGTGATCTTCATTGACTAGGCGAAACACTTGCGAGCACAAACGATAATGTGAAATGTCGCCGTTGCGGGAAAGTTGGTGAGGTGAAGGGAACTAACAATGCGTGGCAAGtcgaagggaggaggggctaCGCGACGGAAAAAAAGGTGCGTTTTTACTTTCTGATGTGTGTTCGAGAGCACGCAAGTGTATTCTTCCGATTGCTTGACGAACACACGAAGATAGACagcctcccttctccctcccctaccgacacacacacacacacataatGTCTCCCTGTGCTGTGATCGGTCCTTTCTTGTCTTGTCAGCTTCCTTACTCTAGTtctttcgtgtgtgtgtgtgtgtgcgtgtgcgtgtgcgttttcACGTCCTTGCTGTATTCGGGTGTtgcggcgtgtgcctgtCCTTTTCTTGGGGCGGTTTTCCCTTGGGTCTCTGGATGCATGTGCACAGTGCGGCCCCTTCAGGCTACCGTTCCTATCTCTTCCTTATTTTGTTTCTTTTTGGGCTCTCCTCCTTCCTCACCGGTgtctgcttttttttgtgtgtggcTGTTTTGTTTCTTCTGATCCTCGCGGGTGCGTGAGCTTTATGTGTATCATATGGTGGGCCGTCGCGAGTGTCCGCCTATAGCTGCGGCTCCCATGCGCCGTCCTTGGTGCTCTCATCTCTTTGTTATTGCTTGTACATGTGATCACCCGGGCGCCGAATCTACTTCCTAGGCCTTCCTTTTCTGCTGTTCATGTCTCGCTGTCGGGCGCTTGCTGCAGTGATCCTCCTCCTATGTGCCCGGCTTGTCGACGTTCATGCCCTCTTTGTCttcgtctctccctctctccctctctcccctccccctcttgcTTCTCTGAATTTCGTTGTGTTTCATGTACATTCTACACCCGCCCTctgcctttcctcctcttttccGTCGATTTCTTCATATGAAGGAAGCTTGGCGTGGTCGATATCGTGCttggcacgcacacacacggtaGCCACACACGTAAAAGTAAGAATACATGGCAGGAACCTTGTCCGAGTACGAATGGTATTCAACGTCGAACAGGACGCACGAAGGCTCACTCCGACTCGGCGAAAGGAAAAGACGAAGACCAGGTGCGCGGACGGAGCTGTAAGCTGCATGATTGATGGCACGCTGCTCCTGCTCATCCTGGGTCTTGGGATTTgcacaaagagagagagtgcaaGGGTGCAACAGGCAGCCTGGGCTAGCATGGGTGCCCATGAACTCCTTGGTTGTGCTGACCTCACTCTCTTATGAGCCTCTGCCACGCTTTCTCAATGAAGGTGTGCTCTGCTCTACAGCTGGGACTCGAATCGACCTCGAACTTTCGCtgctctctcactctctcccgCGACGTGTGCCCCGCGTGCGTTTCTGCTCCTTTTCACATCCATCTGCGCGCCACATGTAAACACGTACACATACGGCACCAGCTGTGCCTCTTCTCCTGGTTGGCACGGCCGCTCGTTTTCTCCCTCTGTCCTCACTTGACAGCGTCGTCCTGCGCATCACAACCGCATACCGTGTGGTCGTGGTACGCACCGACGTACGCAGCGTCTCTTTGCCCTTCTGTGCCCTGCTGCTCATTTGTGGTttgggggaaggagggggggggcatcgGTGTCATTCTGCATCCGCCGTGCGGATCGACGGGATTCGAATACTTCCGAACACATGCGCaacgtttttcttttcgtcgcgtaaagaaaaaaggaaagggcgGCGCAGGACATTTCGCCATGACAGTGTCATGCACCCGCGCCCACGCGGCAAGAGTAGCGCTTTGGCAGCTCCTTGTATGGTCTCATCCAAAAAAGGTGCAGAGGCGGTAGGCGTTTCTACCCCGGGCAACGCGCGTGGCAACAGCAGCTTCCGAGTGCAGCAGTCGCGAAAGCCAGAAGTGCAAGAGCAGTCATGTGTACGTATTAGACTTGTAAGACGGTCtttccgcctccccctcagATTTggagcgcggcagcacggctGTGTGGTGTGCCTCGTTTTCGTTCTGCTCTACTTCACGGCGCTGGCACGTGCCACGGGAGCTGATGTACCACATCCACAGGGCCAGCGCCTTTACGTTCCCGGCCTACCGTTTTGCGGCAAAACGCGCCGTTATGCAGCGACGCGAAACCCTCGACGCCATGCTTTAACCTCCTCACATGTTTGTGGAGGTGCACAAGAGGCTCAAAGGAATCATGACGTCGCACATACACTCGCGAATGCTTCGCATGCCTCCGTGGATCAACGGCCTACTCCGGAGGATGCCCCATCGTCTCGCTAGCTCTGCActgtgtgtggtgctgcCACCAGGGACGGTTCAGTGGAGACGGAAATCGGCTCCCCTTTCACCGAGGCAACCTCCACCGAACACATCCCCACAGCCAGCGAGCTAGAAAGGCGCCGGACTGGCTGCCGCGATGCCGAACCTGTGGCCGATGCTGGACGGCTACCAGGCCTTCACAGACAGGAAGTGCGAGCCGCGCGTTTTGATGATCCGTCCCATGGCCAACGGCATCCCCCGTTTTGGGCAGAGAGCGACCGCCTCGACGGAAGTAACGGAACTCTCTCTTCCAGCAGCTTCAGCCTCCGTTGGCTCGTAGAGGTCTCCAAGATCACAACCACAAAAtggccttctccacctcatAGCACGAATGTGGGTCTGTTGGTCGACATCCCGATTGCTGCTGTCGTGGTCCTTGGCGTCGCCGTTGTTCTTGGCTCTCTGTTCTCGCGCGCCAGCATGTACTGTTGTTACtttggcgcagcggcggaaATCGAGGACTCCCACTCAGTCGCCACATCGCGCGCATTGCCGTGGCGCTCAACAGCCGCTTGTGCCACATCCTTCGATACGTTCTCCTGGATTTCCGACTCTTTATTTCGCGCTGTTGGAATCGCCATGAATATGACGTGTTCACTGCACCGCATTCGACTATACGGATACTCGATGTTGCGTAGTctccagcagtggcggcagctgctcgtCCTTAGGTCTCCTCTTCGCCATCTCAAACGGTGCGTGAGCGGCGCGGCTAGGTTAACGGGGTGCGCCGAGGGGCAGCCACGGACTTCCTCTTTGGCAGCGCCGGTAGGCTAGTTGATGAGTCTCCCTCGCGCCCTCTTCAATTGCCTCTCTTtgtctcctcttcctcggtGTGTTCTTGCCTTACGTTGACGCTGCCCATTGTACCCTTCACACATCCCTCTTCCTTCTCGTTATCCTGCTGCATCTTTTCCTGTTGTGctcgtatgtgtgtgtgtgtgtgtgcatctccCCTGATGAcgagggtggcggtggtgtacCTCATCGCCTGGTTTCACGAGGTCTTGGACCCCGCTCGGTATGGAAGCCAAGCagtcccctctccccctacCCCCATCCCCTGCCAAATACCGAACcccgcttctggtggtgacagtCAGGCAGCAGTTTCGTGAGGaagtcagagcgatgtacTGCCACTGATATTGGCGGTCAGGGCCTGGAGGGCATTGTATCGGAGTGATCCGCTACAGCGAACAGGCCTGCGCAATCCATATGATTAGACAGGGTGTCCACGCGACTCCGACGTACATGTTACCCGGGCCCTCCGGCTGCCCTGCTGGTGTGGAGAGGAGCCTGCGTGCCACCCCGAGAGCGATGCACTAACTGGAGACCGACATGATTGTAGGAGCGGCTTTGGGGACGACCTGCGAGGCAGTCGTGGTGGGTAGCGTTCGAGGTCGAGGCATCGCGCAGATGACCGAGTTGGTGCAGTGCGGTaacacgtgtgtgtctgcggccGCTTTGCGCCACGCGATGGACCCCTGTGGAGCGGGGCGAGGGTGGGCTTTGGGGGACGGGGTGGAGCTCATGCTGTATGGCAAGCATCGGACCCACGTTGAAAGGGATGTTGTGTTTGCCCCCCTCTGTTGCGTCTGTGGAGAGTCTGGAAGTGCGCTGAGGGACCCTTCTACCGGTGATgcacacgctcacacacgcgcatcgaTCAATGGACGGCAAGCAAGTCTGTAACCcgctccttttttcttttgccaGAGAAACCCACCGACTCAGCGGCGTCCGCCCGCTAGGGTGTGGAGCGGCGGATAACATAAATGTTGCACATTGTATCCCGTGCGAGGCAAAGGCGGTGAGGCGGTGACTCGCGGGGGACGCCGGAAGCGGGTGCATAGGACATCGGTACGTTCTTTTTGGGCGTTGTTGGCACTCACGACAGCTCATGCAGTGAATACTCCTCTTCCTACACTTCCCTGTCGCccgccacctctctcccATTTTCCGTCCCTCAACTGCGCATTGGACACATCGTCATCACGACCGCAGCGCGCACCAAACACACGTCCATACGTTAACACCCAAGCTCCGATTACTGCCACGCAAGCCTTTCCGAAGACTGATTGACCCCTCTCATCCGTAAACTCTCTCAGCCCCGTGCACCGTCACAAACATCCACGCCTCCGCTTcagcaggcacacacatTCCGTTCACGGAACTAGTCCGACTAATCTCCCGTGCTCCGGATACACGCACCATCATGGCGAGCAAGGAAACAAACCCTCTGAATGACCGGTATCGTGAGCCCTCTAGCAATCAGGGTCACGGGGATCGGCTCGATCGACGCGCCGAGTTCGAAATGGGAGTAGCGCAGGGATACGACGCGAAAGATGTGAGACGGGTACAGGACGTCTCGTCGGCTGAGTCGTCTGACCCATACGACTTCTCGCGGTGCGATCCGAAGCGCCAGATCGAGCTGCAGGACAAGATCCGCGCTGATCGCGTGgctcgccgcctcgtccccGCGAATGTGTTCCAGAAGTACTTCAACTACGTCGTGCCCTACGGCGGTCTGGTTTCCACCGGCCTCAACCtggccagctcctccatTGGTGCGGGCATCATTGCGCTACCCTACGCCTTCAACGCCTCTGGTCTTGTTATGGCCATCATCTATATGGTCATGATTGCCTACCTCACCATCTACTCCTACTACCTGCTGGGGCAGACGGGCGCGAAGACTGGCCTGCGCAACTACGAGCAGATCGTGCGCACGCTCATGGGCCCCGGCGCGGACTACTTCCTCGCCTTCTGCATGTGGTTTCTCAGCTTTGGCGCGGAGGTGTCGTACGTCATCTCCGTGAAGGATGTGCTAACGGCCTTCCTCGAGGACGCGGACAGCACGCCGGCGTTCCTGCTGAACATCTGGGGCCAGCGCCTTCTCACGTTCGTCGTGTGGTTCGTGGccatgctgccgctgtgcctgCCGAAGGAGATCAACACGCTGCGCTACTTCTCCTGCGTCGCGATTGTGTTCATAGTGTACTTTGTGATTGCAATGGTAGTGCACAGCGCACAGAACGGCCTGCGCGCCGATCCGCAGCCGGAGATCCGGATGTTCACGACGGGCAACACCGCCGTTTCCGGGATGTCTACGTTCATTTTCGCCTTCCTATCGCAGCTCAACGCGTATGAATGTTTTGAGGAGATGCACAACCCcacaccgctgcgcctcacgcTGGGCGCCACCATCTCTGTGAGTATTGTGTTTGTGCTGTACTTCCTCTCCGGCCTCTTTGGGTACCTGGACTTCGGCACCGAGATGACCGGGTCCGCGCTGAAGAAGTACAGGCCGGTGAAGGACGTCATGATGGGCATCGGCTACGGTGGTATTCTGTTCAAGCTGTGCGTTGGCTACGGTCTGCACATGATCCCTGTTCGTGATGCCATCTACCACTGCGTCCGCGTGGACGTGCACACGTTTCCGTGGTGGAAgaacgcgtgcgtgtgtgccctcaTGGCGTGGCTGTCGCTGGTGGCTGGCCTGTTCATCCCGAGCATCAACGTCGTCTTCGGCCTCGTTGGCGGCTTCTCTGGCGGCTTCATTGGTTTCATCTACCCCTCCTTCATGGTGATGTACGCCGGCAACTGGTCGCTGTCGTCGGTCGGGTGGTTCCACTACCTGTCCACTTACTTTTTGCTGATTGTCGGTGTTGTGGGCGTCGTGTGGGGCACGGCCAGCGCCATCTATGGCGAACTTTGaatgcttttttttgttgttttaAGGAAAAACGACTAATGGAGGGAAACCGTTAACGCTATGTAGTAAAAAAGGCGGTGGGGAGAGTAGTGCGCCATGCCCTCTCATCGATTGCCGGCCGAGATGGTggttgtggttgtgtgcgtgtgtgtgtctctcttccttctTTGTTGCGTCGTGCCATGAGTTTGACCTCGGCTACCTTAGTTGTTCTCGTCCTCCGTGTTTGCTTTGTTtccttttatttttttttttacgttCTTCTGGGCTCTCTAGGTGCTGCAGGGAGAGTCTCACAaccctttttttttaccGCCCAAAAGATGTCTACATGggccctcccacccacccaggCACCTCCCTCGGTGTCTTCTGCTAGACGTGCGCGAGGCtggtgcgtgcacgcgtgcggtTTTTGGGTGGTCTCcgcttcgttttctttttttttcactttTTTTCTTACTTTTCGTTGTTGTGGACGAAGAAACTCCTTCTTGTATTGTGCTGCTTTTTCTatgttctctctctcttactGCCATCCACCTGGATGGGGGAGGCCCGAAGCATCACAAGCATACTATACATccaaaaaaaacaaggaaAGCGCGACACCAAGTTTTGTACACTGCCTGAGTGTCGAGCGCTGTACTGGTCTGTTGAGAGTAACAAGTGACGGTGACAACCATCGTGATATTGCAGACCTTatttctcccctcccctcgcctcccccttctttctGTTTTACTTTTGTGACTGGAGTGGCCACGTCTGTGTTGTCACGGCCGATCGGGCATGTCGCCAGTGGGCGCTGCTCACATCCCTCCTCATCCCTTTTTTTCATTTCGCTcgtttattttttttttcgatgtttttcgtttcgttttctcCGCCTCACATGTTCTGCAGGCGGCGCCTCTGTTCCGTTCTCCTTTAGGCCTCTTTCGCAcgccttccttttttttgtgacTCTCTTTTCCGTGTTTCCTTCCTGGATGATGTCTCGtctgcctcctcgtctgagcgcgtgtgcgggaTGGGTGGCGTACGCGTTGCCCATGAAGGTGCTTCCGCCAACATCTTCGACGGAGATGGCGACCTGCATCGACATGGCCCTGCTCAACATCACCGCCTACGGAGTTGGAGAATGCGTGAAAGGcgtgtcgctctctcccaCCAGACCTCCGTCGTGAGGAAATTGACTGTTGTCAGGACACCGTTGTTAAAGACGGTCCAACAGGGTTGTTTTGTGCACGTATCCGTTCATGTTTACGGCT is a genomic window containing:
- a CDS encoding putative amino acid permease produces the protein MASKETNPLNDRYREPSSNQGHGDRLDRRAEFEMGVAQGYDAKDVRRVQDVSSAESSDPYDFSRCDPKRQIELQDKIRADRVARRLVPANVFQKYFNYVVPYGGLVSTGLNLASSSIGAGIIALPYAFNASGLVMAIIYMVMIAYLTIYSYYLLGQTGAKTGLRNYEQIVRTLMGPGADYFLAFCMWFLSFGAEVSYVISVKDVLTAFLEDADSTPAFLLNIWGQRLLTFVVWFVAMLPLCLPKEINTLRYFSCVAIVFIVYFVIAMVVHSAQNGLRADPQPEIRMFTTGNTAVSGMSTFIFAFLSQLNAYECFEEMHNPTPLRLTLGATISVSIVFVLYFLSGLFGYLDFGTEMTGSALKKYRPVKDVMMGIGYGGILFKLCVGYGLHMIPVRDAIYHCVRVDVHTFPWWKNACVCALMAWLSLVAGLFIPSINVVFGLVGGFSGGFIGFIYPSFMVMYAGNWSLSSVGWFHYLSTYFLLIVGVVGVVWGTASAIYGEL